The genome window GGTGACTGGATAAGCCAAACACCAACACTCATTAAAAGCAAATTGTTGCCGAAAACGGAATCTGCTGGATAGAcagacaagaagagagtcaGACAGATGGACTTGCCAGTGAGCATTTCTGTACCGTATCTAAATGTAGAATAAAAGCTATAAGTTCAGGATCACAGAAGGTACAATTAGTTTTTTGTCCTAAAAATGGCCGACATTATCTGCAGCATTTAGCGTTGGACAGTACAGAGCCGGTCTGTGGTCAGACATTATTTTACAAACTTTTAGGGAATGTTGTTTTACTGTTATCACTATGAAATGTATGAAGAGGATCAGTCTATGAGGGTTTAAGGTTTCTGCTCCTTTAGTCTTCTGACAGGGAGAACTAACATCTCAATTCTTCCCCTAAAGAAAACCGACATAATAATTCCTTATGACAACGTTAGATAGataatttaagtgtttttttaaatttaaacattcAAGGGGATACACTGGATTGTGGATTTCAGAACAAATTGCTATATTCCGTTTGTACTCACGGTGTCACTATAGACCAGCTAAGGAGTAAAAAGCTCATCCTGACTTGCACACCACCCATTATTGGGATCGACCGTCCCTGTGTTCTCTACAGCCTTTGACAAAGACGATACATGCTGGGAAGCCACACATTTTGGTTGAATAGCGTTTTTAAGGATTGAAACGgatgtgttttcatttctatATTACTCTCTGAGGATGATGAACGGACGGAATGCGCTTCAAAGCTAcggctttgtgtttttctttgttgcgGTGCATTACGCACACGGAGACCTGAGCTATTCTGTACAGGAGGAGCTAAAACGCGGATCTGTTATTGGAAATGTCGCCAAAGATCTCGGGCTGGAGGTGGGCAGACTGTCTGCTCGCAAAGCTCGTGTTGACATGGAGGGAAACGACAAACAATATTGTGGGATTAACCTTCGGAGCGGAGATTTGATCGTTGCGGAGAGAATAGACCGAGAGGAGCATTGTGGAGAAAAGCCTTCGTGTGTTCTTAAATTCGACTTGCTGTTAGAAAACCCATTGGAGTTACACAGGCTGTCCCTGCAGGTGCAAGACATCAACGATAATGCACCAATTTTCCCGAAGGATTCTGTAAAACTAGAAATCAGAGAGTCAGCTGATAAAGGAGCTAGGTATCGCATCAATGCAGCACACGATGCAGACATAGGCAAGAACTCAGTTGAAAGCTACGTTTTGCAACAAAACCCTCACTTTGTGTTCAGTATTCAGACGACAAGAGCTGGCAGTAAGTATGGTGAGCTGGTTCTAGATAAAGAGTTAGAccgagaggagcagcaggaaatGAAATTATTGCTCACAGCTGTGGATGGAGGCTCTCCTCAGAGATCCGGGACTGTAGTCATACACGTCATTGTACTTGATGCTAATGATAACGCCCCAGTTTTTACTGAGGCCGTTTATACAGCCACGTTACCGGAAAACTCACCCATGAAAACCCCAGTTATCACTGTAAGTGCATCAGATGCAGATGAAGGTGTAAACGGAGAGGTTTCATATGAATTTAGTAGACTCTCTGATAAATCACGAAAGCTTTTTTCACTCGACGAGAAATCTGGAGAAATCACTGTGACAGGTGACATAGATTATGAAGAGGGATCAAAGTATGAAGTCATTGTTGAGGCCAAAGATGGTTATGGCCTCTCCTCAGAAGCAAAAGTAATTATTGATATCactgatgtaaatgacaacgcCCCTCTTATATATGTAAAATCTCTGACCAATCACATACCTGAGAACGTGTCACCTGGTACAGAGGTGGGCATCATTAACGTGCAGGACAGAGACTCTGAGACTAACAAACAGGTCCGCTGCTCCATTCAGCAAGGTGTCCCTTTTAAGTTGGTTCCTTctattaaaaactattattcTCTGGTGACCACAGGACAACTGGACCGTGAACTAGTGTCTGATTACAACATTACAATCACTGCCACTGACGAGGGCTCTccacctctgtcctcctctaaaACTGTTCAGTTATCTGTAGCAGACATCAACGACAACCCACCTGTGTTTCAGGAACAGTCGTACAGCGCATATGTGAGTGAAAATAACAAACCTGGCTCCACTTTATGTTCCGTTAGTGCTCGAGACCCCGACTGGAGACAAAACGGTACAGTGATTTATTCTCTGTTACCCGGTGAGGTGAACGGTGCCCCGGTGTCCTCCTATCTGTCTGTTAACGGAGACACGGGGGTGATCCACGCTGTGAGGTCGTTTGATTATGAACAGTTGAGGAGTTTTAAAGTCCAGGTGATGGCCAGAGACAACGGTTCTCCTCCGCTCAGCAGCAACGTGAGCGTCAGTGTGTTCATATCGGATGTGAATGACAACTCTCCTCAGATACTGTACCCCGCCCCGGAGGGCAACTCCTTCATGACCGAGCTGGTCCCCAAAGCTGCACACGGAGGCTCTCTGGTGTCCAAAGTGATCGCGGTGGACGCGGACTCCGGACAGAACGCCTGGCTGTCCTATCATATAGTGAAGTCCACTGATCCGGGACTTTTCACCATTGGTCTCCACAGCGGAGAGATCAGGACCCAGCGGGACATTTCTGAGTCTGACAGCATGAAACAGAACCTGATTGTGTCAGTGAAAGATAACGGacagccctctctctctgccacctGTTCCATGTATTTACTGATTTCTGATAACTTGGCTGAGGTGCCAGAACTGAAGGATATTTCTTATGATGAGAAGAATTCCAAACTGACCTCTTATCTGATCATCGCGCTGGTGTCTGTGTCCACCTTTTTCctgaccttcatcatcatcatcctgggTGTGAGGTTCTGTCGCAGGAGAAAGCCCAGACTGTTGTTTGATGGAGCAGTAGCCATCCCCAGCGCTTATCTCCCTCCTAACTACGCAGATGTTGACGGCACAGGAACTTTACGCAGCACTTACAATTATGACGCGTACCTGACAACAGGTTCAAGAACCAGTGACTTTAAGTTCGTGACATCATACAATGACAACACACTGCCTGCTGACCAGACTCTGAGGAAAAGCCCTTCTGACTTTGCTGAAGCTTTTGGGGATTGTGATTCTTCTCCTGAGGTAGGAACAGGTGTCACATATCGATTGGCCTTAAATGTTGATGTTTATTTAACGTGATAGTGGGTATTTCAGCTTGTGTTCCTTTTCTTGAATCTtgaggaaacattttttttctccagtgtttttatttcagttattctTTGCGTTTATGTATTGTTCATAATGATTTGTCCagcaacttcttttttttccagctgtaaAACACAAAACCATTCTTTGccgctttaaaaaatatatattttgagaaGCATATTTACATAGACATATTTTGGAGTTCCTATCGTCCCACGTATCCCCTCTTGTGATGTTCTTTTTTGGTGCTTTACTGCACATAATGCTTCCTTCCTTAACTTATTGACGTCCTTCTTTAATTGTCGTATTCACGTTTTTAATTTCTTGATCAACTTTCGTTGATATTTTCCTTTTCTCAGCATCCGTTCATCCAGTAGTGGTGTGTTTTCCTGGTTATTTCGAGTGGTGCTTCATCCAGTTTCGCTTGTCTCTGTCCTTGGTGCTGAATCTCGCTCTTTGTCTGCTGATATGTTTACGGGCAACTTTTAGCCTCATTGTTgtttaaacatttcaaaatatgaataagttgtgttttatattgCAATTTCCTCTTATCCTATCTACTTACCACCTCTCTCTTACCATTGGACCTCTCCATGGTTTCCGATGAGGATAAGATGAAAACATGATCACAACAGTCGAAATGTGAAATATCTGTTTCGTTAGTCTTTCAAGTTCTACGAGTTTCATTTTGCTTCTAGTCCCCCATgaatcatgttcattttaaagttaTCTACAATGTAGTTTACTTTCACTAACGTTCAGTGCCAGTTCAACAAGTTATTCAATCTTCGTTGAAAGAAAATGCTTTTCTTTTAATCAGAAGTGGTGGATCGGCGCATTGAGTATATTTCTTGGACAAATgccttgttgttgttattgttgttatgaaTATTAAGTAATGGCTGCATCATTTATTATCCATTATCTAAACAATTATGGTGCAAATAACTTGCctgacatatttttttgtaggAAACACATTATGGActaagtgtgttttgttgtttttgctcttGGCAGAGATGTCTGAGTGTAATCTTACATTTCAGTTGAAGACAATCTCCTACTCGTGGCTTTCGCATTGCTTGTGTCAGCTGCCTCGTTAAGCCAAACACAAACTTTTATTGAAAGCATTTTGTTGCGTAAAGCAGAATCTAGAGGAGAGACGGACAAGAGCCAGTCCGAGAGATTGACTTACCAGTGAGCGATTCTGTAGAATGTAGAATAAAAGCTACAAGATCAGCATTACAGAAGGTGCAATTTGTTTATTGTACCAaataacaacatacacattatcTGCAGCATTTAACTTGGACCAGTACAGAGCCGGTCTGTGGTCAGACGTTGTTTTACAAACTTGTGGGGAAGATTGTTTTAATGTTATCACTATGAAATGCTTGAAGAGGATCAGTCTATGACGGTTTAGGGGTTTTGCTTGTTATGTCTTCTGACACGAAGGACTAACATCCCACTTCTTCCCATAGAGAGAAAATAATTAGTACTTCGTTATGACAACATTTGATAACTCATTCAAGTGttcttttaaatgtaaacattaatgCTCAGAGAACTGATGGTGGATATCAAATTAAATTGCTATATTCCATTTGTACTCACGGTGTCACTATAGACCAGCTAAGGAGTAAAAAGCTCATTCTGTCTTGCACACCACCCATTATTGGGATCGACCGCCCCTGTGTTCTCTACAGCTTTTGACAAAGACGATACATGCTGGTCGGGCACATATTTTGGTCGAATAGCGTTTGGAAGGATTGAAACGgatgtgttttcatttctatATTACTCTCTGAGGATGATGAACGGACGGAATGCGCTTCGAAGCTACggctttgtgattttctttgttttggtgCATTTAGCACACGGAGACCTGAGCTATTCTGTACAAGAGGAGCTCAAACGCGGATCTGTTATTGGAAATATTGCCAAGGATCTCGGGCTGGAGGTGGGCAGACTGTCTGCTCGCAAAGCTCGTGTTGACATGGAGGGAAACGACAAACAATATTGTGGGATTAATCTTCGGAGCGGAGATTTGATCGTTGCGGAGAGAATAGACCGAGAGGAGCATTGTGGAGAAAAGCCTTCGTGTGTTCTTAAATTCGACTTGCTGTTAGAAAACCCATTGGAGTTACACAGGCTGTCCCTGCAGGTGCAAGACATCAACGATAATGCACCAATTTTCCCGAAGGATTCTGTAAAACTGGAAATCGGAGAGTCAGCTGTTAAAGGAGCTAGGTATCGCATCAATGCAGCACACGATGCAGACATAGGCAAGAACTCAGTTGAAAGCTACGTTTTGCAACAAAACCCTCACTTTGTGTTCAGTATTCAGACGACAAGTGCAGGGAGAAAATATGGTGAGCTGGTTCTAGATAAAGAGTTAGAccgagaggagcagcaggaaatGAAATTATTGCTCACAGCTGTGGATGGAGGCTCTCCTCAGAGATCCGGGACTGTAGTCATACACGTAGTTGTACTTGATGCTAATGATAACGCCCCAGTTTTTACTGAGGCCGTTTATACAGCCACGTTACCGGAAAACTCACCCATGAAAACCCCAGTTATTGCTGTAAGTGCATCAGATGCAGATGAAGGTGTAAACGGAGAGGTTTCATATGAATTTAGTAGACTCTCTGATAAATCAGGAAAACTTTTTTCACTCGATGAGAAAACTGGAGAAATCACTGTGACGGGTGACATAGATTATGAAGAGGGATCGAAATATGAAGTATTTGTTGAGGCTAAAGATGGTTATGGCCTCTCCTCAGAAGCAAAAGTAATCATTGATATCactgatgtaaatgacaacgcCCCCCTGATACATCTAAAATCTCTGTCTACTCCCATACCTGAGAACGTGCCACCTGGTACAGAGGTGGGCATCATTAACGTGCAGGACAGAGACTCTGAGACTAACAGACAGGTCCGCTGCTCCATTCAGCAAGGTGTCCCTTTTAAGTTGGTTCCTTctattaaaaactattattcTCTGGTGACCATAGGACAACTGGACCGTGAACTAGTGTCTGATTACAACATTACAATCACTGCCACTGACGAGGGCTCTccacctctgtcctcctctaaaACTGTTCAGTTATCTGTAGCAGACATCAACGACAACCCACCTGTGTTTGAGGAACAGTCGTACAGCGCATATGTGAGTGAAAATAACAAACCTGGCTCCACTTTATGTTCCGTTAGTGCTCGAGACCCCGACTGGAGACAAAACGGTACAGTGATTTATTCTCTGTTACCCGGTGAGGTGAACGGTGCCCCGGTGTCCTCCTATCTGTCTGTTAACGGAGACACGGGGGTGATCCACGCTGTGAGGTCGTTTGATTATGAACAGTTGAGGAGTTTTAAAGTCCAGGTGATGGCCAGAGACAACGGTTCTCCTCCGCTCAGCAGCAACGTGAGCGTCAGTGTGTTCATATCGGATGTGAATGACAACTCTCCTCAGATACTGTACCCCGCCCCGGAGGGCAACTCCTTCATGACCGAGCTGGTCCCCAAAGCTGCACACGGAGGCTCTCTGGTGTCCAAAGTGATCGCGGTGGACGCGGACTCCGGACAGAACGCCTGGCTGTCCTATCATATAGTGAAGTCCACTGATCCGGGACTTTTCACTATTGGTCTCCACAGCGGAGAGATCAGGACCCAGCGGGACATTTCTGAGTCTGACAGCATGAAACAGAACCTGATTGTGTCAGTGAAAGATAACGGacagccctctctctctgccacctGTTCCATGTATTTACTGATTTCTGATAACTTGGCTGAGGTGCCAGAACTGAAGGACATTTCTTATGATGAGAAGAATTCCAAACTGACCTCTTATCTGATCATCGCGCTGGTGTCTGTGTCCACCTTCTTCctgaccttcatcatcatcatcctgggTGTGAGGTTCTGTCGCAGGAGAAAGCCCAGACTGTTGTTTGATGGAGCAGTAGCCATCCCCAGCGCTTATCTCCCTCCTAACTACGCAGATGTTGACGGCACAGGAACTTTACGCAGCACTTACAATTATGACGCGTACCTGACAACAGGTTCAAGAACCAGTGACTTTAAGTTCGTGACATCATACAATGACAACACACTGCCTGCTGACCAGACTCTGAGGAAAAGTCCTTCTGACTTTGCTGAAGCTTTTGGGGATTGTGATTCTTCTCCTGAGGTAGGAACAGGTGTCACATATCGATTGACCTCAAATGTTGATGTTTCTTGAACGTGATAGTGGGTATTTCAGCTTGTGTTCCTTTTCTTGAATCTtgaggaaacatttttttctccagtgGTTTTATTTCAGTTCTTCTTTGTGTTCATGTATTGTTCACAATGATTCGTCCTGCAATTTTCTTTAGCTGTAAAGCACAAAACCATTCTTTGtggctttaaaacatttttttttgagaagcATATTTACATAGACATATTTCAGAGTTTCTATCGTCTCACGTATCCCctcttgtggtgtttttttagtGCTTTACTGCATATAGTGCTTCCTTCTTTAAGCTATTGACGTCCTTCTTTTATTGTTGTATTCACGTTTTTAATTTCTTGATCAACTTTCGTTGATATTTTCCTTTTCTCAGCATCCGTTCATCCAGTAGTGGTGTGTTTTCCTGGTTATGTCGGGTGGTGCTGCATCCAGTTTCGCTTGTCTCTGTCCTTGGTGCTGAATCTCGCTATTTGTCTGCTGATATGTTTACGGGCAACTTTTAGCCTCATTGTTGtctttacatttcaaaatatgaataagttgtgttttatattgCAAGTTCCTCTTATCCTATCTACTTACCACCTTTCTCTTACCATTGGACCTCTCCATGGTTTTCGATGAGGATAAGAGGATAACATGATCACAACAGTCGAAATGTGAAATATCTGTTTCGTTAGTCTTTCAAGTTGTACGAGTTTCATTTTGCTTCTAGTCCCCCATgaatcatgttcattttaaagttaTCTACAATGTAGTTTACTTTCACTAACGTTCAGTGCCAGTTCAACAAGTTATTCAATCTTCGTtgaaagaaaatacttttcttacactaaatgtgttttgttgtttttgctcttGGCAGAGATGTCTGAGTGTAATCTTACATTTTAGTTGAAGACCATCTCTGTAGTGTCCCCGGCTAAATGATGTTCGAACTTTCAAACTGATGGTTCACATGGTTTTACTCTGTAGACCGTATTCAATTACAAACACAGTATGAACACACCGTAAGAGctataaatacagaaaataaaatacagttatcttattattattattattattatttccttttacttaaatgaaaatattcttGACTGCTTTAATCACATAAACAATCATGAAAATTAACTCCCTTTTTATCTATCTGACTCAAAAGACAATCTCCAATAGAGTGCTGCATtagcattaaataaatatttgtaacCATTTCCTTTTAATGCAATTAACAGTTTTTAGCCTTAGCAGACTTtacataaaacagacaaaatacgTCCTgttacattaataaaacaatcaACGAGTTAGCTCAGCTCTGTCTCACTTCAATACAGACAGACACGGCAGCTCGGCCAATGCTAATAGTAGCTGCCGTGAACAACAACACGTTTCATACACACAACTATCAACGGCAACCAAACTCGAGCCGGACATAATATATCatgaaagtaactaaaacaaacCTTGTGCCCCTTATTAGCCAGGTGCTAGTGCGTTTCATTTAACTTTGGCACATTTAGCATTGAATACATGCATCTTAGTCTTGCAGACACACTTTTCCCACTGTCAGTAAAATCTGAAGCACCGGAAGTTTATTAGGTCTCGGCGAgacgctttcaaaataaaagcacataatATAACGTCTGCTTAATACATATGAAATGATAACCTGACCTTAACTAATGCTCagaaactaaataaacaaacaaacaaacaaacataaaaacaacaaatgaagTGATGTCATTATATTAAAGGTAATTTACAATCTCCTACTCGTGGCTTTCGCATTGCTTGTGTCAGCTGCCTCGATAAGCCAAACACAAACTTTTATTGAAAGCATTTTGTTGCGTAAAACATAATctagaggagagacagacaagaGCGAGTCCGAGAGATTGATTTACCAGTGAGCGATTCTGTACCGTatttaaatgtagaataaaagCTACAAGATCAGCATTACAGACGGTGCAATTTGTTTATTGTACAAAAGTACAACATACACATTATCTGCAGCATGTAACTTGGAACAGTACAGAGCCGGTCTGTGGTCAGACGTTGTTTTACAAACTTGTGGGGAagattgttttactgttatcaCTATGAAATGCTTGAAGAGGATCAGTCTATGAGGGTTTAGGGGTTTTGCTTGTTATGTCTTCTGACACGAAGTACTAACATCTCACTTCTTCCCTTCgagaaaaaataattcataCTTCGTTATGACAGCGTTTGATAACTcattcaattgttttttttaatttaaacattaatgCTCAGAGAACTGATGATGGATATCAAATGAAATTGCTATATTCCATTTGTACTCACGGTGTCACTATAGACCAGCTAAGGAGTAAAAAGCTCATCCTGACTTCCACACCACCCATTATTGGGATCGACCTTCCCTGTGTTCTCTACAGCCTTTGACAAAGACGATACATGCTGGTAGGGCACATATTTTGGTCGAATAGCGTTTGTAAGGATTGAAACGgatgtgttttcatttctatATTACTCTCTGAGGATGATGAACGGAAGGAGTGAGCTTCAAAGCTACggctttgtgattttctttgttttggtgCATT of Centropristis striata isolate RG_2023a ecotype Rhode Island chromosome 12, C.striata_1.0, whole genome shotgun sequence contains these proteins:
- the LOC131981893 gene encoding protocadherin gamma-A12-like isoform X23, giving the protein MMNGRNALRSYGFVIFFVLVHLAHGDLSYSVQEELKRGSVIGNIAKDLGLEVGRLSARKARVDMEGNDKQYCGINLRSGDLIVAERIDREEHCGEKPSCVLKFDLLLENPLELHRLSLQVQDINDNAPIFPKDSVKLEIGESAVKGARYRINAAHDADIGKNSVESYVLQQNPHFVFSIQTTSAGRKYGELVLDKELDREEQQEMKLLLTAVDGGSPQRSGTVVIHVVVLDANDNAPVFTEAVYTATLPENSPMKTPVIAVSASDADEGVNGEVSYEFSRLSDKSGKLFSLDEKTGEITVTGDIDYEEGSKYEVFVEAKDGYGLSSEAKVIIDITDVNDNAPLIHLKSLSTPIPENVPPGTEVGIINVQDRDSETNRQVRCSIQQGVPFKLVPSIKNYYSLVTIGQLDRELVSDYNITITATDEGSPPLSSSKTVQLSVADINDNPPVFEEQSYSAYVSENNKPGSTLCSVSARDPDWRQNGTVIYSLLPGEVNGAPVSSYLSVNGDTGVIHAVRSFDYEQLRSFKVQVMARDNGSPPLSSNVSVSVFISDVNDNSPQILYPAPEGNSFMTELVPKAAHGGSLVSKVIAVDADSGQNAWLSYHIVKSTDPGLFTIGLHSGEIRTQRDISESDSMKQNLIVSVKDNGQPSLSATCSMYLLISDNLAEVPELKDISYDEKNSKLTSYLIIALVSVSTFFLTFIIIILGVRFCRRRKPRLLFDGAVAIPSAYLPPNYADVDGTGTLRSTYNYDAYLTTGSRTSDFKFVTSYNDNTLPADQTLRKSPSDFAEAFGDCDSSPEQKPPNNDWRFTQGQRPGPSGATGGPEVAMGTGPWPQPPTEAEQLQALMAAANEVSEATATLGPGTMGLSTRYSPQFTLQHVPDYRQNVYIPGSTATLTSNPQQQQATAQQATQQALPPPQASAQPEPPKAAQTPASKKKSTKKEKK
- the LOC131981893 gene encoding protocadherin gamma-A12-like isoform X13 yields the protein MMNGRNALRSYGFVIFFVLVHLAHGDLSYSVQEELKRGSVIGNIAKDLGLEVGRLSARKARVDMEGNDKQYCGINLRSGDLIVAERIDREEHCGEKPSCVLKFDLLLENPLELHRLSLQVQDINDNAPIFPKDSVKLEIGESAVKGARYRINAAHDADIGKNSVESYVLQQNPHFVFSIQTTSAGRKYGELVLDKELDREEQQEMKLLLTAVDGGSPQRSGTVVIHVVVLDANDNAPVFTEAVYTATLPENSPMKTPVIAVSASDADEGVNGEVSYEFSRLSDKSGKLFSLDEKTGEITVTGDIDYEEGSKYEVFVEAKDGYGLSSEAKVIIDITDVNDNAPLIHLKSLSTPIPENVPPGTEVGIINVQDRDSETNRQVRCSIQQGVPFKLVPSIKNYYSLVTIGQLDRELVSDYNITITATDEGSPPLSSSKTVQLSVADINDNPPVFEEQSYSAYVSENNKPGSTLCSVSARDPDWRQNGTVIYSLLPGEVNGAPVSSYLSVNGDTGVIHAVRSFDYEQLRSFKVQVMARDNGSPPLSSNVSVSVFISDVNDNSPQILYPAPEGNSFMTELVPKAAHGGSLVSKVIAVDADSGQNAWLSYHIVKSTDPGLFTIGLHSGEIRTQRDISESDSMKQNLIVSVKDNGQPSLSATCSMYLLISDNLAEVPELKDISYDEKNSKLTSYLIIALVSVSTFFLTFIIIILGVRFCRRRKPRLLFDGAVAIPSAYLPPNYADVDGTGTLRSTYNYDAYLTTGSRTSDFKFVTSYNDNTLPADQTLRKSPSDFAEAFGDCDSSPEQKPPNNDWRFTQGQRPGPSGPHMPYGTHIRWTPKSGTRATGGPEVAMGTGPWPQPPTEAEQLQALMAAANEVSEATATLGPGTMGLSTRYSPQFTLQHVPDYRQNVYIPGSTATLTSNPQQQQATAQQATQQALPPPQASAQPEPPKAAQTPASKKKSTKKEKK